From the genome of Papaver somniferum cultivar HN1 chromosome 2, ASM357369v1, whole genome shotgun sequence, one region includes:
- the LOC113349316 gene encoding amino acid transporter AVT3C-like codes for MGFDEEAGSSTNVLPPFPREDTPLITRSEHHLSSQPKTFANIFIAIVGAGVLGLPYTFKKTGWVFGILMIVFVAFLTYHCMMLLVKTRRKLESKNGGFSKINSFGDLGFTVCGEVGRFSVDIMILLTQAGFCVSYLIFIANTFAHLSNTKKVLGFSPKAFYIWSCFPFQLGLNSIPTLTHLAPLSIFADVVDIGAMGVVMVEDIMIYMQTKPVLQAFGGLSVVFYGLGVAVYAFEGIGMVLPLESETRDKAKFGRNLGISMGFISLMYIGFGVLGYMAFGEDTKDIITTNLGKGVISLLVQLGLCINLFFTFPLMMNPVYEVCERRFCEGRYCIWMRWALVLAVSLVALLVPNFADFLSLVGSSFCVVLGFVLPSLFHLMVFKEEMKLGVLILDIVIMVLGVILGISGTASATIEIFSVKV; via the coding sequence ATGGGGTTTGATGAAGAAGCAGGTTCATCAACTAATGTTCTACCACCATTTCCAAGAGAAGATACACCTTTGATTACAAGATCAGAACATCATCTTTCATCTCAACCAAAAACATTCGCTAATATTTTCATTGCAATTGTAGGCGCTGGAGTTCTTGGTTTACCTTATACTTTCAAGAAAACTGGATGGGTTTTTGGGATTCTCATGATTGTGTTTGTGGCTTTCTTAACCTATCATTGTATGATGTTATTGGTGAAAACACGCAGGAAGCTTGAATCAAAAAATGGGGGGTTTTCTAAAATCAATTCTTTTGGCGATTTGGGGTTCACTGTTTGTGGTGAAGTTGGGAGATTCTCTGTTGATATTATGATTTTACTTACTCAAGCTGGATTCTGTGTTAGTTATTTGATTTTTATAGCTAATACTTTCGCACATCTATCTAATACAAAGAAAGTATTAGGGTTTAGTCCTAAAGCTTTTTACATTTGGAGTTGTTTTCCGTTTCAATTAGGTTTGAATTCGATTCCAACTCTTACTCATCTTGCACCTCTGAGTATTTTTGCCGATGTTGTTGATATTGGAGCTATGGGTGTTGTTATGGTTGAAGATATCATGATTTATATGCAAACTAAGCCTGTTTTGCAAGCTTTTGGTGGTCTTTCTGTTGTGTTTTATGGATTGGGGGTTGCAGTTTACGCTTTCGAAGGGATTGGAATGGTGTTACCATTAGAATCAGAGACCAGGGATAAAGCTAAATTTGGTAGGAATTTGGGGATTTCAAtgggtttcatttctttgatgtaTATTGGTTTTGGAGTATTGGGTTATATGGCATTTGGCGAAGATACAAAGGATATCATCACTACAAATCTTGGGAAAGGAGTGATCAGCCTGCTGGTTCAATTGGGATTATGCATCAACCTTTTCTTCACATTCCCTTTGATGATGAATCCGGTTTATGAAGTCTGCGAAAGAAGATTTTGTGAAGGAAGGTATTGCATTTGGATGAGATGGGCATTGGTTCTAGCTGTAAGTTTGGTTGCACTTTTAGTGCCAAACTTTGCTGATTTCTTATCTCTGGTGGGCAGCAGTTTTTGTGTTGTACTTGGGTTTGTATTGCCTTCTTTGTTTCATTTGATGGTGTTCAAGGAGGAAATGAAGTTGGGAGTGCTGATTTTGGATATTGTGATTATGGTTTTGGGTGTAATTTTGGGAATTTCAGGAACTGCGTCCGCAACGATAGAGATTTTCTCAGTGAAAGTCTAG